The Halostella litorea region CACGCTCGCTATCGTCGAGTTCGACGTGGCGGACGCTTCCGTCCGCGCGCTCGGCCAGGTGACCACCGACGAGGTCGAAACCGGCGACGCGGTCGAACCCGTCCACGTCGATGAACTCCGCAACCCCGACGCCGGTATCCGGGAGCGGGAGAGCCAGGCGTGGGACGGGTTCCGCTTCGATCCGGTCTAAGCGGCGTTTTATCGTCGCTGCGCGGATCGGAATAGTTCGATCCGGTCTAAGTGTCGCCCGCACCGCCGCCACCGTTCCCGTCCCCGCCCTCGTCCTCGTCGCCGTCCTCCCGATACTGGTCGCGCAGCGAGTCGAGTTCCG contains the following coding sequences:
- a CDS encoding Zn-ribbon domain-containing OB-fold protein, which codes for MSFDAHRCPNGHVTYPGHTVCPECGEEQTETVDLSDETGEVVTWTKSTATPPGVREPNTLAIVEFDVADASVRALGQVTTDEVETGDAVEPVHVDELRNPDAGIRERESQAWDGFRFDPV